Proteins encoded together in one Microcebus murinus isolate Inina chromosome 16, M.murinus_Inina_mat1.0, whole genome shotgun sequence window:
- the SCAND1 gene encoding LOW QUALITY PROTEIN: SCAN domain-containing protein 1 (The sequence of the model RefSeq protein was modified relative to this genomic sequence to represent the inferred CDS: inserted 2 bases in 1 codon; substituted 1 base at 1 genomic stop codon), with protein MRLENARGGHIQELTLGFRVLXRRPDHREARGDFSFRLLXALRRCRRSAEPTAAGQRVTHGAGVMAATEPGLEATGSPSAMPPEKQEGAGPSSDPQHNSAGSSTTGFSPPALEPSSLNAAVPEAIRTPSAAASAAPELPLEPTPLGSAPQAEAAARSPPGPGGSRLGPETFRQRFRQFRYQDAAGPREAFRQLRELSRQWLRPDIRTKEQIVEMLVQEQLLAILPEAARARRLRRRTDVRITG; from the exons ATGCGACTCGAGAACGCTAGAGGGGGCCACATCCAAGAGCTCACACTCGGCTTCCGGGTCCT GCGCAGACCTGATCATAGAGAAGCCAGAGGAGACTTCAGCTTCCGGCTGCTCTAGGCGCTTCGCCGGTGCAG ACGCAGTGCTGAGCCCACAGCTGCGGGACAAAGAGTGACGCACGGAGCCGGAGTCATGGCGGCGACGGAGCCCGGCTTGGAGGCTACTGGGAGCCCCTCCGCGATGCCGCCGGAGAAACAGGAAGGAGCTGGCCCGAGCTCAGACCCTCAGCATAACTCTGCCGGCTCCTCGACCACAGGGTTTTCACCGCCTGCCCTTGAGCCTTCCAGCCTCAACGCCGCGGTCCCCGAAGCGATTCGTACGCCCTCGGCGGCGGCTTCCGCGGCCCCTGAGCTGCCCCTTGAGCCCACGCCCCTAGGCTCGGCACCGCAGGCCGAAGCCGCAGCGCGCTCCCCGCCGGGCCCCGGCGGCTCCCGGCTGGGCCCCGAGACGTTCCGCCAGCGTTTTCGGCAGTTCCGCTACCAGGACGCGGCGGGTCCCCGGGAGGCGTTCCGGCAGCTGCGGGAGCTGTCTCGCCAATGGCTTCGACCCGACATCCGCACCAAGGAGCAGATCGTGGAGATGCTGGTGCAGGAGCAGCTACTCGCCATCCTGCCCGAAGCGGCGCGGgcccgccgcctccgccgccgcacCGATGTGCGCATCACTGGTTGA